From the Labeo rohita strain BAU-BD-2019 chromosome 21, IGBB_LRoh.1.0, whole genome shotgun sequence genome, the window CCTTTAATTTAATGATCTCACGGCTGttgatatttttgcattatCTTTTTCCACACTAGACTCTTTCCCTCTGATTTTGATCATTTAATTTTGAcatcaacatgttttttttttgcatcgtTTGCCACTCTCTCTACTTTCTCATTCCCCTGGATGCCCACATGCACTGAAGCCCACATGAAAGCAATGCAACGCTTCTCCCTTGCCTGTTTTATGCTATTCATTCAACTtcatattagtttattttaatgttaaactaatgttaatgcataaaatattattgcaacaATATCAGAAGGTCTGTCTGTTGTGAAATGTGTCACGTAAGTGTTATAGCCCACCAGTACTCAAAACTAATTCTTAAATATTTCTCTTTTGGAGGGGAGAAATCCACAAAAGATAAACATATATccaaagtatatatatttattgtgtttgtaATAGTTTGCcctgatagtttttttttttttttttttgaataactgTAAGCTATTTTCCTTTCAACGAAGGTTTATACAGAGGTATTCTTTGTAAATATTGTAGATGATTAGTTttgagtgtttgtgtgcatcatctcatcatttgttcattctgtgCACTAGGGGTCAGTGCTTATAAATGTAACTCACCACACGTGTGTTGCCAGGTCCGCCGGTACCCCGCGGAATTGAGCTACTTTAACAACTTTTGCCGCGTGTTGTTTGTCATGTCTGCTGGTTGGAGACGTATTCCTTGATTTATGCGAATTTCCCTAGGGGAACCCGGccaaaaaaacgtgtattttatctCACGGAACGCATTTTTTTTTACCGGTAGAACTCCCCTGAACGCGATTAGGCgaattttgttgtgaaaacctggcaaccctgcgcCGAAATACGGCAGTGTGTGAAAAAACACCGGAAGTGCGGCCAGAGTTGTTGCACGTGTGTTCAACAGCACCGCAAAATCGCCCTCAAGTTCATTTCTTCGGTTGTTTTACGtatttttgtggaacatgaCAAAGGTAAAGAAGGAGAAAAATGTCGAAGAGGAGACCGGAGGAACGGAGAAATCATATCAAGAATTAATAGCTAGTGTAAACCCAATCGCAAACCCGCTTGCATCGCGTAAACTAAGCAAAAAACTCTACAAATGCGTCAAAAAaggtaaacttgttttaaaaacttttttctatAGCTACtatagcacatttaaatttGAGTGAAATGTATGTATATGACTGTATATAACGTTAGTTGTATTGTTTAACAGACAGCCACGTGGTGGCAGTCAGttattcattataaatgttCGTCATTATTTTCCACAGCGGCTAAAATCAAACAAATCCGGCTAGGAATAAAACAAGTACAGAAGTTTATCAACAAAGGAGAGAGGGGGTAAGAAGGGGTTTCTTTTCCTCTAGTATCGTTCAGTCACTGTTTGtattgtgttgttgttatttcatCACATGTTCTGTCATCTTATAGTATTGTGGTGCTTGCTGGAGACACTCTTCCCATCGACGTCTATTCCCACTTACCAATCGTGTGTGAAGAAAGAAACCTGCCCTATGCTTATGTGCCATCTAAAGTTGTAAGTTCATCAGaactgtatatgtgaccctggaccacaaaaccactcatacggggcaattttttaaattgaaatttacaCATCAAATTAATAgggttgaataaataaataagctttccattgatgtatggtttgttaggatatgacaatatttggctgagatactaTTACTATatagaactatttgaaaatctggaaattaaaaatatttagaaaatgatatatttaccttgattttaatatcctaatgatgttTGGTATAGAGggaaaatctatcattttgacccatgcaatatattgttggctattgctattaCTATACCTGTGCtagttatgactggttttgtggtcaagggtcacaacAAATATTATCATATCTGCCTTTCTAAATCGAATACAGCTCAGAGTTACAATAGTCACGTGTTTGTTCCTCTTTCTGCAGGATTTGGGCTTATCAGCTGGATCGAAGCGTCCCAGCTGTGTTGTTATGATCAAACCAAATGATGAATATAAAGAATCCTATGACGAGTGTCTGGAGGAAGTCACAGCTCTGCCCAAACCAATCTGAGGAAGCTTGAATGTTTtggagtttattttttaaagaatgattGAGTATATCAAATCAAATTAGAGTGGCTGAGTGACTTTGCGTGGTGTTCATGTTCACCGGTGCATCTGTCATGTCGTTTAGAGACTGAACCCAgttattgttttctttgtggACTTCTTTATTTGCTGAAAGAGGCACAAATGTATGATAGGAGTTAATGTGATGTTTTATAAAGGAAGCTAAGTTTGTCACCGGACAGTGGATGGAGCTGTAATGTTTGACACTCTTGATCTCTGTAGTGCTTTGTGTATTGGTTTACTTTGCTTTAATAACTGCTTTGTGGCAGTGGATCCCGGAGCGCTCAAAGAAAATAAACCTTTCcatttttttgtactgtttcaCATTATCTGAATCTTTTGGTCTTGATTTAACCATTTCTAATGTTTTAGTGGGTATCATACAGAAATTTTTCATATGTgtgatgtttaattttaaaacgcagttataaaatcagcaaaataaaaCCATAGAATGCATTCTGCATAGAGTACAATGCATATTAATTCTCAGAGAATAAATCTGATATTGGCCCTGTTCACTTCcacatgaattatttaaaaaatcataaacgtGTGATCGGCCAATGTTAATGTAACACTAAAATGTGTGTACATAGAGAGCGagagagctgggtagtaactgattacatgtaatttgGATTACggaatcagattccaaaaattaagtacttgtaattagattaaattacgtttttaaaatactcagaatcagactacactgtaaaaaacaacttgttgagtcaacttaaaataatttgtaacctggctgccttaaaattttaagttcagtcaactcaaaaaaagtttattcaacttgaaatgttaaattatactaagtgacaatttagatatttgagttgaatcaacttaaaattttaaggcagctgggttacttacccatctgttaagtttagcaaacacaaatatctaagttgttacttagtacaacttaacatttcaagttgactaaacttattttagctgactgaacttaaaattttaaggcagcagggcaacaaattattttaagatgactcaacaattgtgttttttattttttacagtgtagttaccTTTTaattgattacatgattacatattatttacccAGCAGCAATAAACTAGCAGTAAAcgaaatatttgatatttttagtgttttattttgatttatgttatttaaaatgccttatttaatttatatttttattatttaattagtaattaacTTTTCAAACCCTTTCCTTCACgaaccccagtttgggaaaccctaataatgaaaagtttaatgcacttcatgttgttaataacaacaaacggtatatattttgttactctttgtatttatatatcaatatggtacaagactatcctatttaaataaatgtgatggaCGAGTTAGGTCAAAattaatctaaaagtagtctgattatattacctaaaatgtttaatgattacgttactaattactttttatgtaatttggaatcagtaacggactacttttattttaacataagaTTTGCAGGATGCCACATAACACAAAACTCAGtagaactttatttatttattctttatatattgtttatttaaatttttctttatatacatattatgcCTACTTTGTAGAGGCATTGTTTTCCTCTTACAAAAACTAGAATAATCTGCCTATAAAGTAGTAGCCTATGTAAAGTCGGACTGAAAAGAAGTTTGACAAACCAACGTAAAAGGAAGTACTACATAACAGTAGTTTTACCAACAGTGCACATGGTGGCAGTATTGTCCTTCCGGAGACAGTCCTTAGCCTAGTACTTCTAGTCAGTGTTGCCAGGTCCgcggttttcccgcggaattgggaTGCTTTAACACTTTTGCCGCGGGTTGAagatttagcccctggaatgcaaattttacttCGATAACCGCgccaaaaacgtgtattttaccctcTGAAATGCGATTTTTACTAGTGGAACTCCCCGAAAACGAAACTGggttagttttgagtagcaCTTGGTggagttttgttgtgaaaacctggcaaccctgtttctAAAAACCGTTTATTGTATGTGTGCTGTGTATTGTATCAAGACATGATGGCTATCCGTCATCATTCtcatatatttacttaaagctCATTACTGTAATAGAATATGACCATAAGTAAAGTAGGGCCTCTTTGTTTGGTGAAGCAACACAGTGTGTGTTAGGTGTTGAAACTGATAAACAGACTCCACTGCTTGTCTTTTTCGTTTCGCTAGGCCCAGATTACTGGTGCTTGTTCAGCCTGTGTTGAcatcttaaatatttaatactgaAATGCTCTTAGTCCCAtgatgtttgttgttttttggcaCATATTACTCCCAAATCATGTATAAAAGCACAAGAGAGGGGTTTTAGTCTCTCAGTTCGTCAAAACCTGAGAACTGGATGGTTGTCGCTTCAGACTACTGCCACTGCTTCCATGATTAAGACATATAAAGACGCCAGGTATGGAGGATATGGATAATACGGCTTCACATTTCATCATCGTATTGGATTATAcatgtttttgttgtcttttgagAAACCAGGAGCACAGTCCACCAAGTCAGAGGAGGTACTTGGAGGAATGTATGTGCTGGAAAAACAACAGCGcttaacaatacagatttttttcttgcacaaTCGTGGAAAATGCAAATGAATTCTGATtggatttttagaaatgtttggTGTTTTGGTGCCTGAGATGTTTATCAAAATTGTGTAATCAGACACAGGCTACTGAACTGCATATTCGTTCTTAATGGATGAGGATCTTGGCGGAACAGAAACTGCATTAATGCATAAAGAAAAAAGGTGACAAGGACAAGCAAATGTCCTTCCTGTGAGCCACATTCCAGGCCACGTGTTCAAGTATTTACTCCCAACAGCAGGACGGGGTCTGACGTGAGTCACCTGTGTCCAGGGGGTGGTGACACAGCCAGTGCCATGAGTTTACCAAACAAGCTTTAAAGTTCAGCCATGTTTTAGTGTACACACTTCAAAGCATGGTCAGTGTTTAATATGGGCACTGGAGGATAAACAAACCAAAGGAACAGAAAATTAAATTcaagtaattaattattttagttacaGAGGTGTGATATTGTTTGCCTGCACTGTACCACCACTAATTAGGTGTTCTTGCTAAGGTAAGCATCACTACTGCTATTTGAACAAACCCTTAGGCATAGgtattattaaactttattaatataatattaaacttTTGAAGAAAACTCATAGTGTTACGTGCACAAAATGATTCCTCAAGTCATGCAAGTTGCTGAGGAGAGGTGAGATGTTACATTTCTATGTGATCATATTTATGATTTGCAAGCA encodes:
- the nhp2 gene encoding H/ACA ribonucleoprotein complex subunit 2-like protein: MTKVKKEKNVEEETGGTEKSYQELIASVNPIANPLASRKLSKKLYKCVKKAAKIKQIRLGIKQVQKFINKGERGIVVLAGDTLPIDVYSHLPIVCEERNLPYAYVPSKVDLGLSAGSKRPSCVVMIKPNDEYKESYDECLEEVTALPKPI